One part of the Saprospiraceae bacterium genome encodes these proteins:
- a CDS encoding TonB-dependent receptor, with product MNRLILLWILFYTSKLHAQNQLSGQVVDESNQAYQHIKLRIEQTGHECWTDRKGVYIFENLPKGTYALSVDYRYDKQYFTVPITASDSVFNIVLTRRIEFDEILIKTYQLDVAEYSNASTLTEEKIKSQNFDKDLPYLLKRVSGVMVQSDAGNGVGYTGLRLRGMDPAHVQVNLNGVPFNDCESSLSYFVDIPDILSQTEVLTVLKGNVPNRAGTPSFGAALDLNTNKIQFNSGFRISTQFGSFNTWKYSVLANSGLLDNKYSLEFGLSRQKSDGYIDRSASDLKSFRFSAGVFHVNSALRFNYIHGSEHTGQAWFGLPVQFVGIDSLRKFNLAGTEKPATPYENEIDQYKQDHLQLSYQYQLSSKLIWNSILNYTYGRGFYENYKSNQPLDDYSIQRDTIDFADLIRRKWLTNHFVFLHMNMVFDVFKSWTLIPGISYSSYNGDHFGDVSWVDLANYSFKKNKYYENTGIKNEFSFSIKSKHQISSKLNLNFDFQTRFVDYKIHGILDNLKPLEFDNNKILVTPKIYLDYRIHSKIQLFSSVGFMQREPFREDYIVNGDSINPEQLFDIEGGIVIDLAKFRTKINVYTMFYKNQLALSGKLNDVGEALRINLNKSYRLGIEFESEYKIGSRFLVWNVGNLSQNKIPLYDEFIPFYGTSTQELYILKEHKNTDISFSPSVILNTGISYSILNPKLQNIKFDIELSHSFVSKYYLDNSSNPESQLPAYNTVDVCVTFQKKIFNASMIKAWIKFYNLLNENYFSHGWISRFSTDQNINLQDDPYLGKENDNTFYYKGLYPQALRHVSLGITLDLN from the coding sequence ATGAATAGACTAATTCTTTTATGGATCTTATTTTATACTTCTAAACTTCATGCCCAAAACCAATTATCGGGTCAAGTGGTAGATGAGTCCAATCAAGCATATCAACATATTAAATTAAGAATAGAACAAACAGGACATGAATGTTGGACAGATAGGAAGGGAGTTTATATTTTTGAAAATCTACCGAAAGGAACGTATGCCTTATCAGTGGATTATAGATATGATAAACAGTATTTTACAGTGCCAATTACTGCTAGTGATTCTGTTTTTAATATAGTGCTAACGAGAAGAATTGAATTTGATGAAATTCTAATAAAAACATATCAATTGGATGTAGCTGAATATTCTAATGCCAGCACCCTAACTGAAGAGAAAATAAAATCTCAAAATTTTGATAAAGATCTACCTTATCTTTTGAAAAGAGTTTCTGGCGTCATGGTCCAATCTGATGCAGGGAATGGAGTCGGTTATACCGGCTTGAGATTGCGCGGGATGGATCCTGCCCATGTCCAGGTAAATCTTAATGGAGTTCCATTTAACGACTGTGAATCTTCTTTAAGTTATTTTGTAGACATACCCGATATTTTGTCACAAACTGAAGTCCTGACAGTCCTTAAAGGAAATGTACCTAATCGAGCTGGTACCCCTTCTTTTGGAGCCGCTTTAGACTTAAACACAAATAAAATACAGTTTAATTCAGGATTTAGAATTTCAACTCAATTTGGTTCTTTTAATACCTGGAAATATAGTGTGCTGGCTAATTCTGGTTTGTTGGATAATAAGTACAGTTTAGAATTTGGCCTGTCACGGCAGAAATCAGATGGATATATTGATAGAAGTGCATCAGATTTGAAATCATTTAGATTTAGTGCAGGGGTATTTCATGTGAACAGTGCTCTGCGTTTTAATTATATCCATGGGAGTGAACATACCGGACAAGCTTGGTTTGGTTTGCCTGTTCAGTTTGTTGGTATTGATAGTTTGCGGAAATTTAATCTGGCAGGAACTGAAAAACCAGCTACACCATATGAAAATGAAATTGATCAGTATAAGCAAGATCACTTACAACTTTCTTATCAGTATCAGCTAAGTTCTAAATTGATATGGAATTCAATACTGAATTATACCTACGGTAGAGGATTTTATGAAAATTATAAATCAAATCAACCACTAGATGATTATTCAATACAAAGAGATACTATTGATTTTGCAGATTTAATCAGAAGAAAGTGGTTGACGAATCATTTTGTTTTTCTGCATATGAATATGGTATTTGATGTTTTTAAAAGCTGGACATTGATTCCAGGTATAAGCTATTCCTCATACAATGGAGATCATTTTGGTGATGTAAGCTGGGTTGATTTAGCCAACTATTCCTTTAAAAAAAATAAGTACTATGAGAATACAGGTATAAAAAACGAATTCTCTTTTAGTATAAAATCCAAACACCAGATATCCAGTAAATTAAATCTAAATTTCGATTTTCAAACCCGGTTTGTAGATTATAAAATACATGGCATATTAGACAATTTAAAGCCTCTTGAATTTGATAATAATAAAATCTTAGTAACACCAAAAATTTATTTGGATTACAGGATTCATAGTAAAATTCAACTCTTTTCATCTGTTGGATTTATGCAACGGGAACCTTTTAGAGAAGACTATATTGTCAATGGAGATTCTATTAATCCGGAGCAACTATTTGATATTGAAGGGGGCATTGTGATTGACCTGGCAAAATTTCGTACTAAAATTAATGTGTATACTATGTTTTATAAAAACCAACTCGCATTAAGTGGTAAATTAAATGATGTGGGAGAAGCATTGCGTATTAATTTAAATAAATCTTATAGACTTGGTATTGAATTTGAATCCGAATATAAAATCGGATCTCGATTTCTCGTATGGAATGTTGGAAATTTAAGTCAGAATAAAATTCCTTTATATGATGAATTCATACCATTTTATGGGACTTCTACTCAGGAACTTTATATTTTAAAAGAACATAAAAATACGGATATTTCATTTTCACCATCAGTGATTTTAAATACCGGAATTTCCTATTCGATACTTAATCCAAAACTGCAAAATATCAAATTCGATATAGAACTTTCACATTCATTTGTGTCGAAATATTATCTTGATAACAGTTCGAATCCTGAAAGTCAATTACCAGCTTATAATACGGTGGATGTATGTGTAACGTTTCAAAAGAAAATTTTTAACGCTTCTATGATTAAAGCCTGGATAAAGTTTTATAATTTATTAAATGAAAATTACTTCAGTCACGGATGGATTTCAAGGTTTAGTACGGATCAGAATATTAATTTGCAGGACGATCCTTATTTGGGTAAAGAAAATGATAATACTTTTTATTATAAAGGATTATATCCTCAGGCATTGCGTCATGTGAGCCTCGGGATTACCTTGGATTTAAATTAA
- a CDS encoding PKD domain-containing protein produces the protein MKLKGFKLNIIVFICFFNGLFGQSINLSKIEPSSNSPLNQVFYDFKLVKIDFNQLKSAMSTRGTQHFLNLKSEGLDWQLELFDNDIYAPNYLLQVGTEDGVKQFRRKPAIHSLIGYLKTQRGGEARITISDNFIAGMVSEGGANFFIEPANGIDPKLPSDYLVIYNSENIFRNTNIECGYDAYIKNKQQFLEQGKVLESKEIETNKRAACLQVEIAIANDFSVFQKRGSVNNVESWNNTILTLLQANYDNEFANSLEFVQTASFVASSSGSDPWLGINNINSHLDKHVSWGNSGGYGAGYDVATAWTTKYTNGAVGLAWLGVICNNLRYNVCSDYGGSNSCLRQLQAHELGHNFNANHDGSGQPFIMAPAVNCTSTWSSGSISAINNHVASRGCLTVCSSGSAPEADFFGTPTEACVPFTVQFTDLSTNDPTAWQWTFPGGTPSTSTAKNPIIQYKAYGNFDVTLKVTNPFGNNTITFTKYINANEKPVASFSKVVIERNIYLTNTTKYGDIYEWDFGDGETSNDVNPNHEYLDDGIYEIILRAENDCGVHEVKMKVTIVTTPLALFVADTTSGCATLKVKYTNLSSKNVTSWEWSFPGGTPSTSSLFEPTVEYKTAGSFDVRLIAKNSKYKATVERLKYINVDSIPLAAFTSIVNNNIVSFTNNSKYANTWSWDFGDGTTSVENNPTHTYNPGNYLAKLITQNKCGVDTSFETIVIGSGLTVGFSVNQTKGCIPFSVQYSNNSAGATAYSWSFPGGNPSTSTDLNPVVTYNTVGIYDATLIASNASDSKSITKTAFIEIGDIPKSDFKTSITGSTVYFTDQSIYGNTYFWDFGDNTTSPEASPIHLYNGEGEYQVRLIVTNSCGADTLNKIIAVYLIPKIDFTADTTILCGAGIVNFKSKTSSDVNFWSWQFDGGSPDISDLKDPVVRYNGKGIYAVKLTVKNSNGENTLIKQSFIKVISPVLCPENIFYYTDVLNGDYLNPVRKSTDQEFLVFPNPTSGTISVLTKSFGPQTEINIVDMLGKSVYKELFEPNSGSFRKDLNLEYLPNGSYYLSIKDQEHSLTKAIFISK, from the coding sequence ATGAAATTAAAGGGATTTAAGCTTAATATTATTGTGTTCATTTGTTTTTTTAACGGATTATTTGGTCAATCCATTAATTTATCAAAAATCGAACCATCTTCAAATTCTCCTCTGAATCAAGTATTTTATGATTTTAAATTGGTTAAAATTGACTTTAATCAATTGAAATCAGCAATGTCCACAAGAGGGACTCAACATTTTCTAAATCTAAAATCTGAAGGATTGGATTGGCAATTAGAGTTGTTTGATAATGATATTTATGCTCCCAATTATTTATTGCAAGTAGGCACAGAGGATGGGGTTAAGCAATTTCGTCGCAAACCTGCTATTCATTCTTTAATTGGATATTTGAAAACGCAACGAGGTGGAGAAGCCAGAATTACAATATCTGACAATTTTATAGCAGGAATGGTTTCAGAAGGTGGAGCAAATTTCTTTATAGAACCAGCAAATGGTATAGATCCTAAGCTGCCGTCAGATTATTTAGTAATCTATAATAGCGAAAACATTTTTCGTAATACAAACATAGAATGTGGTTACGATGCGTATATAAAAAATAAACAGCAGTTTTTAGAACAAGGCAAAGTGCTGGAGTCAAAAGAGATTGAAACCAATAAGCGCGCTGCTTGTTTGCAAGTTGAAATTGCCATTGCAAATGATTTTTCAGTTTTCCAAAAAAGAGGATCTGTAAATAATGTTGAAAGTTGGAACAACACGATTTTAACCTTGTTGCAAGCCAATTATGATAATGAGTTTGCAAACAGTCTGGAGTTTGTTCAAACTGCAAGTTTTGTCGCTTCATCTTCAGGATCAGACCCTTGGCTTGGCATTAATAATATTAATTCTCATTTAGATAAACATGTAAGTTGGGGCAATAGCGGTGGTTATGGTGCCGGTTATGATGTGGCTACGGCTTGGACAACTAAGTATACAAATGGAGCTGTAGGTTTAGCTTGGCTTGGTGTAATCTGTAATAATTTGCGCTATAATGTTTGCAGTGATTACGGTGGTTCTAATAGTTGTCTTCGACAATTACAAGCACACGAATTAGGTCATAATTTTAATGCTAATCATGATGGATCAGGCCAACCATTTATTATGGCTCCGGCGGTCAATTGTACATCGACTTGGTCAAGTGGATCCATCTCCGCTATAAATAATCATGTGGCTTCAAGAGGCTGTCTGACAGTTTGTTCAAGTGGATCTGCTCCGGAAGCTGACTTTTTTGGAACTCCAACAGAAGCCTGTGTGCCGTTTACAGTTCAATTTACAGACCTATCAACCAATGATCCTACCGCTTGGCAATGGACATTTCCAGGAGGAACACCATCTACTTCAACTGCTAAAAATCCGATCATTCAATATAAAGCATATGGAAATTTTGATGTTACCTTAAAGGTTACCAATCCTTTTGGAAATAACACGATTACATTTACAAAATATATTAATGCCAATGAAAAACCGGTTGCAAGCTTCAGCAAAGTGGTTATTGAAAGAAATATTTATTTGACGAATACCACCAAATACGGGGATATCTATGAATGGGACTTTGGTGATGGAGAAACATCCAATGATGTAAATCCAAATCATGAATATTTGGATGATGGAATTTATGAAATTATTTTAAGAGCTGAAAATGATTGTGGCGTGCATGAAGTAAAAATGAAAGTCACCATCGTAACAACTCCTTTAGCTTTATTTGTTGCTGATACAACCTCAGGCTGTGCCACACTCAAAGTAAAATATACGAATTTGTCAAGTAAAAATGTGACTTCATGGGAATGGTCTTTTCCAGGTGGTACACCTTCTACCTCTAGCCTTTTTGAACCTACCGTAGAATATAAAACTGCCGGTTCATTTGATGTTCGGTTAATAGCAAAAAATAGTAAATACAAAGCAACGGTAGAACGTCTAAAATATATTAATGTCGATTCAATTCCTTTGGCTGCATTTACCAGCATTGTGAATAATAATATAGTAAGCTTTACCAATAATTCAAAATATGCAAATACCTGGTCATGGGATTTTGGAGATGGTACAACAAGTGTTGAAAACAACCCAACGCATACCTATAATCCAGGCAACTACCTGGCAAAATTGATAACTCAAAATAAATGTGGGGTAGATACCAGCTTCGAAACAATTGTTATTGGTAGTGGTTTAACGGTTGGATTTTCAGTAAATCAAACAAAAGGCTGCATTCCATTTAGCGTTCAGTATTCCAATAATTCAGCAGGAGCTACAGCTTATAGTTGGTCATTTCCAGGTGGCAATCCAAGCACTTCCACAGATTTAAATCCTGTCGTAACTTACAATACAGTTGGAATTTACGATGCTACATTAATAGCTAGTAATGCATCAGATTCAAAATCTATAACAAAAACTGCATTTATTGAAATTGGAGATATTCCAAAATCTGATTTTAAAACTTCAATTACAGGTTCTACTGTTTATTTTACGGACCAATCAATTTATGGAAATACCTATTTTTGGGACTTTGGTGATAATACAACAAGCCCAGAAGCATCACCGATTCATTTGTATAATGGAGAAGGTGAATATCAAGTTCGTTTAATTGTTACAAATTCTTGTGGTGCAGATACCTTGAATAAAATAATCGCTGTATACTTAATTCCGAAGATTGATTTCACAGCAGACACCACCATTTTATGCGGTGCAGGAATAGTTAACTTTAAAAGCAAAACATCATCAGATGTTAATTTTTGGTCATGGCAGTTTGATGGAGGAAGTCCTGATATATCTGATTTAAAAGATCCTGTAGTGCGTTATAATGGAAAAGGAATTTATGCAGTAAAATTAACTGTGAAAAATTCGAATGGGGAAAATACATTGATTAAACAGTCTTTTATAAAAGTAATCTCGCCGGTTCTATGCCCTGAAAATATATTTTATTATACGGATGTTCTGAATGGTGATTATTTAAATCCAGTTCGAAAATCAACGGATCAGGAATTTTTAGTATTTCCAAATCCGACAAGTGGAACAATTAGTGTTTTAACAAAATCTTTTGGACCTCAAACTGAAATTAATATCGTAGATATGCTTGGCAAATCAGTCTACAAAGAGTTGTTTGAGCCAAATTCTGGATCATTTAGAAAAGATCTTAATCTTGAATATTTGCCAAATGGTAGCTATTATTTGAGTATTAAAGACCAAGAACATTCTCTAACAAAAGCTATATTCATTTCAAAATAG
- a CDS encoding gliding motility-associated C-terminal domain-containing protein: MRMRLGYLLVFLMVVLNDGFAQWCCIDSSLIIKDKSTATLKLLITSALNNDLASQSQGVCGVRIKFDHKFIGDLTIDLISPAGQKVRLIGPLGNSGISSFSKWSVTFVPCGLQAIPDPGFKKRWDNQQSWGILGKFYSGTYYPQMGCLEDFNTGPVNGIWTLQITDAEKFYEGTLESFCLLFCDQNGVNCSDCSPNGGVFPQDTLNYCFGDPDLLILDTVSFPVYKPDPTIYAYKYIVSSNDQIIGIGDNIDLRMAPPGDYLVCGLSYLVSDSTKLPNLGESIGMFRNQLVVNANGFCAEISKNCILVSIHPVFANQIYKVNLCQGDSLTIDNIDYKQAGIYNITLPSAFGCDSIITLFLDIVDLAIKRSNLDTLDCLNPILTLDVSGSILTTKTNISWSTMDGHFSDLSDSLKVKVDKEGTYKIIMSDGFCIDSTEIIIYKKDNIPSLQVILDSINCIKDTASLIARSNTLNLNYNWSDGLNSISADSILRTNQAGNYFVTITDQNGCSNYTSIELIADTLKPKLDFNLNELSCKQDSISLDVTSDQTLISFLWEGPSLFKSFETSPKINVEGFYTLTAVSNNGCSSQEVVEVVSVRSIPDYNVEIDTLNCTNNFEIMLRAASRAYMDSIVYSNATGYRSTILSPVIREPGLYNVQLVDTAGCVFDTSFVVTIDSLKPMFALQADMLDCLIDSIQIQLNFLLPSISDSISWSGPIGFQSNLQNPFVKEIGLYKVRVTSDNGCFTEDSIQVFQDTLKPVIVLTSSILDCKTQQVVLEATVNNINIFNWTGPNFFSSNLEDPTVQDSGLYKLIVTSFNGCTAEKSIEIKMDRQSPILTLIGDTITCAQDSILLILLPNGFIDTVSWIGPFNFKSFKDSVWVNTPGRYEVYVQGTNGCLDSSEITILLDTMPPTLFLSTDTISCSKSSVLIQVATQDSIIKYEWKDFQGNLDSVKNLEVQQTGWYSLEVTGLNGCNKKDSIFVFENFDKPKFQFIPDTISCKDSIAKLLVQSTDTNLRYSWAGPSIIQNSDSFILANKIGWYYYSITNHFDCFVADSFYLEEFIVKPTIIISDPKINCTTKQAPFLHANTMDSLFQFTWTYPSGAMNQNKSIPIQVGGYYKFFGENIFGCFVFDSVLVSFDTMVPIINAVYLDSLTCIKLQAIPLIETNPVNVTYQWRGPMNFQSTLPNPILTKAGLYSLTLTGPNFCFLDTTLELFKDSLLPTIQTMGAEITCKSDSVQIEMISSDSLLSVFWQSPTGTIYDVRNPFVKDSGWYTLIIIAKNNCLLTDSAFVSFNKSKPKINVQDTSIQCQPDSIQLILNTVDSISNYFWQGPNGFRSFIKNPYVKDSGEYRVRLVGVNDCETLDTIHIASNKILPDILTRGGILNCKDSIFNLTASFDSKIQKFLWSGPNLLDSSNRSILIKIPGIYRIDIENEFGCKQDTSILVSMDTIRPQSDISALDTLICETKEVRLNANGTCINCLYEWSTVNGFIVSGMQSDLVKVSKEGNYKLSITDTKNGCKFESSFELLRDSSKIRTVSLNIKDPSCFQFSDGHILFDSIFGGTKPYQFSLDDTKYSDLNDILNQPSGNYRIFLRDRNGCKFDTVVNLIDPAPLNLMLGLDTVINLGATYRIPVTTNADTSQLLSLMWDPLKNINCATCLDVTASPGITTRYTLKITDEFGCQAEDDILITVIIKPTIYIPNVFSPNKDQVNDYFTLFSGENTVLINSLEIFDRWGNEVFEKSNFEVNGQLPVWDGSFKGKDLNPGVYLFVLTIQLADHSQSILKGDITILR; encoded by the coding sequence ATGCGAATGCGCTTGGGATACCTATTGGTTTTTTTAATGGTTGTTTTAAACGACGGATTTGCGCAATGGTGTTGTATAGACTCTAGCCTTATTATAAAGGATAAGTCTACTGCTACTTTGAAATTATTAATTACTTCGGCCTTAAATAATGATTTAGCTTCGCAATCACAAGGGGTTTGTGGTGTTAGAATTAAGTTTGATCATAAATTTATTGGTGATCTAACTATAGATTTGATTTCACCAGCCGGACAAAAAGTGCGCTTAATAGGACCTTTAGGAAATTCTGGGATAAGTTCTTTTTCAAAATGGAGTGTCACTTTTGTTCCATGTGGATTGCAGGCAATTCCTGATCCCGGTTTTAAAAAACGTTGGGATAACCAACAATCCTGGGGAATTTTAGGTAAGTTTTATAGTGGCACGTATTACCCTCAAATGGGTTGTTTGGAAGATTTTAATACAGGACCTGTAAATGGCATTTGGACCTTACAAATTACGGATGCAGAAAAATTTTATGAAGGTACTCTTGAGAGTTTTTGCCTGCTATTTTGTGATCAAAATGGTGTTAATTGTTCCGATTGTAGCCCCAATGGAGGGGTGTTTCCGCAGGATACCCTGAATTATTGTTTTGGAGACCCAGATTTATTAATTTTAGATACTGTTTCATTTCCAGTTTATAAACCAGATCCAACAATTTATGCATATAAATATATTGTTTCAAGCAATGATCAAATTATCGGTATTGGAGACAATATAGATTTGAGAATGGCCCCACCTGGTGATTATTTAGTTTGTGGTTTATCATACTTAGTATCAGATAGTACAAAATTGCCAAACTTGGGAGAATCTATAGGCATGTTTAGAAATCAATTAGTTGTAAATGCAAATGGGTTCTGTGCAGAGATTTCAAAAAATTGTATTTTGGTTTCAATTCATCCAGTTTTTGCAAATCAGATTTACAAAGTTAATTTATGCCAGGGTGATTCATTAACAATTGATAACATAGATTACAAGCAAGCGGGTATTTATAATATCACCTTACCTTCTGCTTTTGGTTGTGATTCAATTATTACTTTATTTTTGGACATCGTAGATTTAGCAATCAAGCGGTCAAATTTAGATACATTAGATTGCTTAAATCCAATACTTACGCTAGATGTTTCCGGGTCCATTCTAACAACAAAAACGAATATTTCGTGGTCTACAATGGATGGTCACTTTAGTGATTTATCAGATTCATTAAAAGTTAAAGTGGATAAAGAAGGTACCTATAAGATAATTATGTCAGATGGATTTTGTATTGATTCAACAGAAATAATCATTTATAAAAAGGATAACATTCCTTCGCTTCAGGTGATTTTGGATTCCATAAATTGTATAAAAGATACTGCAAGTCTTATTGCAAGATCAAATACTTTGAATTTAAATTATAATTGGTCTGATGGACTAAATTCTATTAGTGCCGATTCAATACTTAGAACAAATCAAGCCGGAAATTATTTTGTTACAATTACCGATCAAAATGGTTGTTCAAATTATACCTCTATTGAATTAATTGCAGATACTTTAAAGCCAAAATTAGATTTTAATTTAAATGAATTATCTTGTAAACAGGACTCTATAAGCTTGGATGTAACGTCTGACCAAACATTGATTTCTTTTTTGTGGGAAGGCCCTTCTTTGTTTAAATCATTTGAGACTTCACCAAAAATAAATGTTGAAGGATTCTATACATTGACAGCAGTTTCAAATAATGGCTGCAGTAGTCAGGAAGTTGTTGAAGTCGTATCTGTAAGATCGATTCCAGATTATAATGTAGAAATCGATACCTTAAATTGTACTAATAATTTTGAAATTATGCTTCGGGCTGCTTCGAGAGCCTATATGGATTCCATAGTCTATTCGAATGCTACGGGTTATCGAAGTACGATTCTTTCTCCTGTTATTCGGGAGCCTGGCTTATATAATGTGCAGCTTGTAGATACTGCCGGTTGCGTTTTTGATACAAGCTTTGTAGTCACTATTGATAGTTTAAAACCGATGTTTGCTTTGCAAGCTGATATGTTGGATTGTTTAATTGATAGTATTCAAATTCAATTAAATTTTTTATTGCCGAGTATTTCTGATTCTATAAGTTGGTCTGGCCCAATTGGCTTTCAATCAAATTTGCAAAATCCTTTTGTCAAAGAAATTGGATTGTATAAAGTTCGGGTCACATCGGATAATGGATGTTTTACAGAAGATTCTATTCAGGTATTTCAAGATACTTTAAAGCCAGTTATAGTTTTGACAAGTTCAATTCTGGATTGTAAAACACAACAGGTAGTTTTGGAAGCGACGGTTAATAATATAAATATTTTTAATTGGACCGGACCCAATTTTTTTAGCTCTAATTTAGAAGATCCTACTGTACAGGATAGTGGTTTATATAAATTAATTGTAACCTCATTTAATGGATGCACTGCAGAAAAATCTATTGAAATTAAAATGGATCGTCAATCTCCAATTTTAACTTTGATAGGGGATACGATTACATGTGCGCAAGACTCGATCCTCCTTATTTTACTACCGAATGGATTTATTGATACCGTGTCGTGGATTGGTCCTTTTAATTTTAAATCGTTTAAGGATTCTGTTTGGGTAAATACTCCTGGCCGTTATGAAGTTTATGTGCAAGGTACAAATGGATGCTTGGATTCGTCTGAAATAACGATTCTATTGGATACAATGCCACCAACTCTGTTTTTATCGACAGATACGATATCTTGTAGTAAAAGTAGTGTTCTTATTCAAGTTGCAACGCAGGATTCTATAATAAAATATGAATGGAAAGATTTTCAAGGAAATCTGGATAGTGTAAAAAATCTTGAGGTTCAACAAACTGGATGGTACAGCTTGGAAGTCACTGGCTTGAATGGATGTAATAAAAAGGATTCAATTTTTGTATTTGAAAATTTTGACAAACCAAAGTTTCAGTTTATACCGGATACCATTAGCTGTAAAGATTCCATTGCAAAGCTTTTGGTTCAGTCGACAGATACTAATTTGCGCTATTCCTGGGCAGGGCCTTCAATTATTCAAAATAGTGATAGTTTTATATTGGCAAATAAAATAGGTTGGTATTATTACAGTATCACAAATCATTTTGATTGTTTTGTTGCGGATTCTTTTTATCTCGAAGAATTTATAGTGAAGCCGACCATAATAATTTCCGATCCTAAAATTAATTGCACAACGAAACAAGCACCCTTTCTTCATGCTAATACTATGGATTCGCTTTTCCAATTTACCTGGACCTATCCATCTGGTGCTATGAATCAAAATAAAAGTATCCCAATACAGGTTGGAGGTTATTATAAGTTTTTTGGCGAAAACATTTTTGGTTGTTTTGTTTTTGATTCTGTATTGGTTTCTTTTGACACTATGGTGCCTATAATTAATGCGGTTTATTTGGATTCACTGACTTGCATTAAATTACAAGCGATTCCATTAATTGAAACGAATCCTGTAAATGTCACATATCAGTGGCGGGGTCCAATGAATTTTCAATCTACACTTCCAAATCCTATACTTACCAAAGCCGGTTTGTATTCATTGACATTGACTGGTCCTAATTTTTGTTTTCTCGATACTACTTTAGAATTGTTTAAGGATTCATTGCTTCCTACCATTCAAACAATGGGAGCAGAGATCACTTGTAAATCGGACAGCGTTCAAATTGAGATGATAAGCTCAGATTCTTTATTATCCGTGTTTTGGCAATCACCAACAGGAACTATTTATGATGTTCGGAATCCATTTGTGAAAGATAGCGGTTGGTATACTTTAATAATTATCGCTAAAAATAATTGCCTCCTCACGGATTCCGCATTTGTAAGTTTTAATAAATCAAAGCCCAAAATAAATGTACAGGATACAAGTATTCAATGTCAACCGGATTCTATCCAATTAATCCTAAATACGGTCGATTCAATATCAAATTATTTTTGGCAAGGACCCAATGGATTTAGATCATTTATTAAAAATCCTTATGTAAAAGATTCTGGAGAATACCGTGTAAGACTCGTTGGCGTTAATGATTGTGAAACCTTAGATACCATACACATTGCAAGTAATAAAATACTTCCTGACATTTTAACAAGGGGTGGAATTTTAAATTGTAAAGACAGTATTTTTAACTTAACAGCTTCATTTGATTCAAAAATTCAAAAATTTCTGTGGTCTGGTCCAAATTTATTAGATTCCAGTAACAGAAGTATCCTCATTAAAATACCTGGTATTTATAGGATTGATATTGAAAATGAATTTGGTTGTAAACAGGATACTTCGATTTTAGTATCCATGGATACGATTCGTCCACAATCTGATATTTCTGCATTGGATACGCTCATTTGTGAAACGAAAGAAGTGCGATTAAATGCGAATGGAACTTGTATTAATTGTCTCTATGAATGGTCAACAGTAAATGGATTTATTGTAAGTGGAATGCAAAGTGATTTAGTGAAGGTATCCAAAGAAGGGAATTATAAATTAAGCATAACAGATACTAAAAACGGATGTAAGTTTGAGTCAAGTTTTGAGCTTCTGCGGGATAGTTCTAAGATTCGGACGGTATCTTTAAACATTAAAGATCCATCCTGTTTTCAATTTTCAGATGGCCATATTTTGTTTGACAGTATTTTTGGAGGAACTAAACCCTATCAATTTTCCTTAGACGATACTAAATATAGTGATTTGAATGATATACTAAATCAACCATCTGGGAACTATAGAATTTTTTTAAGAGACCGAAATGGATGTAAATTTGATACGGTTGTAAATTTAATTGATCCTGCTCCATTAAATTTGATGTTGGGACTTGATACAGTTATTAATTTAGGAGCGACATATCGAATCCCGGTTACGACAAATGCAGATACAAGCCAATTGCTAAGTTTGATGTGGGACCCTCTTAAAAATATTAATTGTGCAACTTGTTTGGATGTGACAGCAAGTCCTGGAATTACAACCCGTTATACTTTAAAAATAACAGATGAATTTGGTTGTCAGGCGGAAGATGATATCTTAATAACCGTTATTATTAAACCAACTATCTATATTCCAAATGTATTTTCACCAAATAAGGACCAGGTCAATGATTATTTTACACTATTTTCTGGTGAAAATACGGTGTTGATAAATTCATTAGAAATATTTGATCGATGGGGAAATGAAGTTTTTGAAAAGTCAAATTTTGAAGTAAATGGTCAATTACCCGTTTGGGATGGATCTTTTAAAGGCAAAGATCTCAATCCTGGTGTTTATTTATTTGTACTAACCATACAATTAGCGGATCATAGTCAATCCATATTAAAAGGGGACATAACCATTCTAAGATAA